The Breoghania sp. genome has a segment encoding these proteins:
- the yegS gene encoding lipid kinase YegS → MTDPRRLTLILNGKAAQQKNVQDAVSAIARQGHRIDVKVTESPGDGERFSREAVKAARRGEIETIVAGGGDGTLNAVVGGALEADTDPACSFALMPLGTANDFARNAGIPVDPAQALDIALTAPARATDVASLTFDDGQKPRPFINMATAGFGPRVTSEADPDLKARIGGAAYLLSALARIGEVTPWSGRIRADGFSWEGSFAALAIGNGRRAGGGVELCPLAELDDGALDLTVIEAPEGDVLAGLLSSLPLAVGLKPDSVIRARASSFEVETDSPIPVSLDGEMLEARRFTLSVRQHAIRFHLPDQPPPR, encoded by the coding sequence ATGACGGACCCGCGACGCCTGACCCTCATTCTCAATGGCAAGGCCGCCCAACAGAAAAACGTGCAGGATGCGGTCAGCGCCATTGCCCGACAGGGACACCGCATCGACGTGAAGGTGACAGAAAGCCCCGGCGACGGAGAGCGCTTTTCCCGCGAAGCCGTGAAGGCCGCGAGGCGGGGCGAGATTGAGACGATCGTGGCGGGAGGCGGCGACGGTACGCTGAACGCGGTGGTGGGTGGCGCGTTGGAAGCAGACACGGATCCGGCCTGCTCCTTCGCACTGATGCCGCTCGGCACCGCCAACGATTTCGCCCGCAACGCAGGCATCCCCGTTGATCCCGCGCAGGCACTGGACATTGCCCTGACCGCCCCGGCGCGCGCCACGGATGTCGCCAGCCTGACATTCGATGACGGACAGAAACCCCGCCCCTTCATCAACATGGCGACCGCTGGCTTCGGTCCTCGGGTGACCTCGGAAGCCGATCCGGACCTGAAGGCCCGGATCGGCGGCGCGGCCTATCTCCTGTCTGCCCTTGCCCGTATCGGCGAGGTGACCCCATGGTCCGGTCGGATCCGGGCCGACGGTTTTTCATGGGAAGGATCATTTGCCGCTCTCGCCATTGGCAATGGCAGGCGTGCAGGCGGCGGCGTGGAGCTGTGCCCGCTTGCCGAACTTGATGATGGCGCGCTCGACCTCACCGTTATCGAGGCCCCCGAGGGCGACGTGCTGGCCGGGCTTCTCTCCTCGCTCCCCCTGGCCGTGGGTCTGAAACCCGACAGCGTTATCCGCGCGCGCGCCAGCTCGTTCGAAGTGGAGACCGACAGCCCCATTCCCGTCAGTCTCGACGGTGAAATGCTGGAGGCGCGCCGCTTCACGCTTTCGGTGCGCCAGCATGCAATCCGCTTCCACCTGCCCGACCAGCCGCCCCCGCGCTAG
- a CDS encoding phosphotransferase, with protein MDAPAPTRLDGPVEGRLEAWLRAHVAGFEGPARAEKFAGGQSNPTYRLDAASGSYVLRRKPPGKLLKSAHAVDREYRVINALKGTDVPIADPLALCEDDDVIGSMFYVMAFREGRVFWDPALPDLPSETRGAVYDEMNRVLAALHSVDVEAVGLSDFGRPGNYFARQVSRWSRQYRDSETGALPEMDALISWVEANVPEDDGQVSLVHGDYRIDNLIFAPDAPRVIAVVDWELATLGHPHSDLAYQCMQWRLPHAGGLRGLAGLDRKALGIPDEEAYVALYCERRGISGIDHWTFCLAFSFFRIAAILQGVKKRALDGNGSNPQQGLEMGKLIPTVARTALDLIAEDPRA; from the coding sequence ATGGATGCACCGGCTCCGACGCGGCTGGACGGGCCGGTCGAAGGGCGGCTGGAGGCTTGGCTTCGCGCGCATGTTGCGGGCTTTGAGGGGCCTGCGCGGGCTGAGAAATTTGCGGGCGGGCAGTCGAACCCGACCTATCGCCTCGATGCGGCGAGCGGCTCCTATGTGCTGCGCCGCAAACCGCCGGGCAAGCTCCTGAAATCGGCGCATGCGGTCGATCGCGAATATCGTGTCATCAATGCGCTCAAGGGAACCGATGTGCCCATCGCGGATCCGTTGGCGCTGTGTGAGGATGACGATGTCATCGGCTCGATGTTCTATGTGATGGCGTTTCGCGAGGGGCGCGTCTTCTGGGATCCGGCCTTGCCGGACCTGCCCAGCGAGACGCGCGGGGCGGTCTATGATGAGATGAACCGGGTTCTGGCCGCCCTGCATTCCGTCGATGTGGAGGCCGTGGGGCTTTCCGATTTCGGCAGGCCGGGGAACTACTTTGCCCGGCAGGTCTCGCGCTGGTCGCGCCAGTATCGCGACAGCGAGACCGGCGCTCTGCCCGAGATGGACGCCCTGATCTCCTGGGTGGAGGCAAATGTGCCCGAGGATGACGGGCAGGTTTCGCTGGTCCATGGCGACTATCGCATCGACAACCTGATCTTTGCGCCCGACGCGCCGCGTGTCATCGCCGTGGTGGACTGGGAACTCGCCACGCTCGGCCATCCCCATTCCGATCTCGCCTATCAGTGCATGCAGTGGCGTCTGCCGCATGCGGGCGGCTTGCGCGGGCTGGCCGGTCTCGACCGCAAGGCGCTGGGCATCCCCGACGAGGAGGCCTATGTCGCGCTTTACTGCGAGCGGCGCGGGATATCCGGCATCGATCACTGGACCTTCTGTCTCGCCTTCTCCTTCTTCCGCATTGCGGCGATCCTTCAGGGCGTGAAAAAGCGTGCGCTGGATGGCAATGGCTCAAATCCGCAGCAGGGACTGGAGATGGGCAAGCTCATCCCCACCGTGGCCCGCACGGCGCTGGACCTGATCGCGGAGGATCCTCGCGCCTGA
- the otsB gene encoding trehalose-phosphatase, with the protein MTFPPALSADHALFLDFDGTLVEIAQTPDGIRVADGLCPLLQAVAEKLAGALAVVSGRPLSEIDALLSPLHLPAAGLHGLEHRPTLGAAIERVPAPPELDILRQRIAEAGLIEGGVQLEDKGLALAVHYRRAPERGDELARIMGDFCSDLDRLHLLHGKMVLEAKARGHDKGVAVEGFLREPVFAGRVPVFVGDDVTDEDGFRAAREAGGFGIKVGAGKTVADHCLDDVAAVHRWLDAFLRQTEPA; encoded by the coding sequence ATGACATTTCCTCCCGCTCTTTCGGCAGATCACGCCCTGTTTCTCGATTTCGACGGAACGCTGGTGGAGATTGCGCAAACGCCGGACGGTATCCGTGTGGCGGACGGGCTTTGCCCGTTGCTACAGGCGGTGGCGGAGAAGCTCGCCGGGGCTCTGGCGGTGGTCTCCGGGCGACCGCTTTCGGAAATCGATGCGTTGTTGAGCCCGCTGCATCTGCCCGCGGCCGGGCTGCACGGACTGGAACACCGGCCCACGCTCGGCGCCGCCATTGAACGCGTGCCCGCGCCGCCGGAACTCGACATCCTGCGCCAGCGCATCGCAGAGGCGGGCCTGATCGAGGGCGGTGTGCAGCTTGAGGACAAGGGGCTGGCGCTTGCGGTCCATTACCGGCGCGCGCCGGAGCGCGGCGACGAACTTGCTCGCATCATGGGCGACTTCTGCTCGGATCTGGACCGGTTGCACCTGCTTCACGGCAAGATGGTTCTGGAGGCCAAGGCGCGCGGGCACGACAAGGGCGTGGCGGTTGAAGGTTTTTTACGGGAACCGGTCTTCGCCGGGCGCGTTCCGGTCTTTGTGGGCGATGATGTGACTGACGAGGATGGGTTCCGGGCTGCGCGCGAAGCGGGCGGTTTCGGCATCAAGGTGGGCGCGGGGAAGACCGTGGCCGACCATTGTCTTGATGACGTCGCTGCCGTGCATCGTTGGCTCGACGCCTTTCTGCGCCAGACGGAACCGGCTTGA
- a CDS encoding glycoside hydrolase family 15 protein: MSSLDLAMIGNCSFAALIDKNARITWCCLPRFDGDPVFHALLGAPSGDDRDGAFSIELEGQVRSEQEYVPNTAIVRTRLHAEDGSSVEITDFAPRFYNNNRGFRPNAIARRVRPVSGRPRVTFRIRPGFDYGRSKPEITFGSNHIRWVGPDQVVRLTTNAPITYVRSETPFILERTLSFYFGPDESLTDHPDTLCRAFEEKTEVYWQHWTRRLGLPLEWQEAVIRAAITLKLCTNEETGAIVAAVTTSIPEAANTERNWDYRFCWLRDAFFVVRALNSLSEMETMENYLRYLSNIAAVMNGEHLQPVFGIGLEKDLIETIVDLPGYRGMGPVRVGNQAYEHFQYDVYGNVVVGAAQAFFDERLLHTFGEPEFRYLETVGERAYAMHDQPDAGMWELRTRARVHTSSSLMCWAACDRLAKIAVKLELEERARYWRERADQIHATICKRAWNPEINSFVESFEGRDMDAGLLLMAEVGFLPASDPRFIATVDRIGDRLRRGNHLFRYNAADDFGTPENAFNICTFWYIDALARIGRKEEAREIYETMLSCRNHVGLLSEDIDTATGELWGNFPQTYSMVGIINGAMRLSKGWESAI, translated from the coding sequence GTGAGTTCGCTCGACCTTGCCATGATCGGCAATTGCTCCTTCGCCGCCCTCATCGACAAGAACGCGCGAATTACGTGGTGCTGTCTGCCGCGCTTCGATGGAGATCCGGTGTTCCATGCGCTGTTGGGCGCGCCCAGCGGAGATGACCGGGACGGGGCTTTTTCCATCGAACTGGAAGGGCAGGTGCGCAGCGAACAGGAATACGTGCCCAACACGGCCATCGTGCGCACCCGCCTTCATGCCGAGGACGGTTCGAGTGTCGAAATCACGGATTTCGCACCCCGCTTTTACAACAACAATCGCGGCTTTCGGCCCAATGCGATTGCCCGAAGGGTGCGCCCGGTCTCCGGCCGTCCGCGGGTGACGTTTCGCATTCGTCCGGGCTTCGACTACGGGCGCAGCAAGCCGGAGATCACCTTCGGCTCCAACCACATCCGCTGGGTGGGGCCCGATCAGGTGGTGCGGCTGACGACGAATGCACCGATCACCTATGTGCGCAGCGAGACGCCGTTCATTCTGGAGCGTACGCTTTCCTTCTATTTCGGCCCGGACGAGTCCCTGACCGACCATCCCGACACGCTCTGTCGGGCCTTTGAGGAAAAGACGGAAGTCTATTGGCAGCACTGGACGCGCCGCCTCGGGCTGCCGCTGGAATGGCAGGAAGCGGTCATTCGCGCCGCCATCACGCTGAAATTGTGCACCAACGAGGAAACCGGAGCCATCGTGGCCGCGGTCACCACCTCCATTCCCGAAGCGGCCAATACCGAGCGCAACTGGGACTATCGTTTCTGCTGGCTGCGCGATGCCTTCTTCGTGGTGCGCGCGCTCAATTCCCTGTCGGAAATGGAAACGATGGAGAATTACCTGCGCTACCTCAGCAACATCGCCGCGGTGATGAACGGAGAGCATCTCCAGCCGGTCTTCGGTATCGGGCTGGAGAAGGATCTGATCGAGACCATCGTCGACCTTCCGGGCTATCGGGGCATGGGGCCGGTTCGCGTGGGCAATCAGGCCTATGAGCATTTCCAGTACGACGTCTATGGCAATGTGGTGGTGGGCGCGGCCCAGGCCTTCTTCGACGAGCGACTGCTACACACTTTTGGCGAGCCGGAATTCCGCTACCTGGAGACGGTGGGCGAGCGCGCCTATGCCATGCACGACCAGCCGGATGCGGGCATGTGGGAGCTGCGCACGCGTGCCAGAGTTCACACGTCTTCGTCGCTCATGTGCTGGGCGGCCTGCGATCGGCTGGCAAAGATCGCCGTGAAGCTGGAGCTTGAGGAGCGGGCGCGCTACTGGCGCGAGCGGGCGGATCAGATTCACGCCACAATTTGCAAGCGGGCATGGAACCCGGAGATCAATTCGTTCGTTGAGAGCTTCGAGGGCCGGGACATGGATGCCGGGCTTCTGCTGATGGCCGAAGTGGGGTTCCTGCCAGCCTCCGATCCTCGCTTCATCGCGACCGTGGACCGTATCGGCGACCGGTTGCGGCGGGGCAATCATCTGTTTCGATACAATGCTGCCGATGATTTCGGAACGCCGGAGAACGCATTCAACATCTGTACCTTCTGGTACATTGATGCTCTGGCCCGGATCGGACGCAAGGAAGAGGCGCGCGAGATCTACGAGACGATGCTTTCCTGTCGCAATCACGTCGGCCTTCTGTCGGAGGATATCGATACGGCGACCGGCGAGTTGTGGGGCAATTTCCCCCAGACCTATTCCATGGTCGGGATCATCAATGGCGCGATGAGACTGAGCAAGGGGTGGGAATCCGCGATCTGA
- a CDS encoding trehalose-6-phosphate synthase, producing MARLVVVSNRVGPLQDSRKAGGLAVGLVDALKKDGGLWFGWSGCVSEEGTFGAMQGESSGNVELATIDLNQEDYDGYYAGYANKSLWPVLHYRLDLAEFERNYEMVYRRVNDRFATRLKSLLRPDDIIWAHDYHFLPLGRALRNMAVENPIGFFLHIPFPSPDFLTALPNAHHLVRDMLAYDVVGFQTQRDVDNFRAFVEQELDGIAHADGRVTAFGRTILAKAYPIGIDTESFAEYGKSVEARRYYQKLLTSLGGRTQIIGVDRLDYSKGLPERLRAFEKLLEDYPEHRGKVSLMQVAPLSRSDLDAYDTFRRELESVSGNINARFADMGWTPIHCMFRSFTRRALAGIYRGSAIGLVTPLRDGMNLVAKEYVAAQNPENPGVLVLSRFAGAAAEMGEALIVNPYNREQVAEKIQTALRMSLEERKERWNALYAKLLANDSSHWAQSIVSDLKHVHSATLAA from the coding sequence ATGGCCAGACTTGTCGTTGTTTCAAACCGGGTCGGTCCTCTCCAGGACTCTCGTAAGGCAGGCGGGCTCGCTGTCGGATTGGTGGACGCGCTCAAGAAGGACGGAGGGCTGTGGTTCGGCTGGAGCGGGTGCGTCTCCGAAGAGGGCACATTCGGCGCCATGCAGGGGGAAAGCTCCGGCAATGTCGAGCTTGCGACCATCGATCTCAATCAGGAAGACTATGACGGCTACTATGCCGGTTACGCCAACAAGTCGCTGTGGCCCGTGCTGCATTATCGGCTTGATCTGGCCGAATTCGAGCGCAATTACGAGATGGTCTACCGGCGGGTGAATGACCGCTTCGCGACGCGGCTGAAGTCGCTCTTGCGGCCCGACGACATCATCTGGGCGCATGACTATCATTTCCTGCCGCTTGGCCGTGCGCTGCGCAATATGGCGGTGGAGAACCCGATCGGCTTCTTCCTCCACATTCCCTTTCCCAGCCCGGATTTCCTGACCGCTCTGCCCAATGCCCACCATCTTGTACGCGACATGCTCGCCTATGATGTCGTGGGCTTCCAGACCCAGCGCGACGTGGACAATTTCCGCGCCTTCGTTGAGCAGGAACTGGACGGCATCGCGCATGCCGACGGGCGTGTCACCGCCTTTGGCCGCACGATCCTCGCCAAGGCCTATCCCATCGGCATCGACACCGAGAGTTTCGCCGAATACGGAAAGTCGGTAGAGGCGCGCCGCTACTATCAGAAGCTGCTGACCTCTCTTGGCGGGCGCACACAGATCATCGGTGTGGACCGGCTGGATTATTCCAAGGGTCTGCCGGAGCGGCTTCGGGCTTTCGAGAAGCTTCTGGAGGACTATCCCGAACACCGTGGCAAGGTTTCCCTGATGCAGGTGGCGCCGTTGTCGCGCTCGGATCTGGATGCCTATGACACGTTCCGGCGCGAGCTGGAATCCGTCTCCGGCAATATCAACGCGCGCTTTGCGGATATGGGCTGGACGCCGATCCACTGCATGTTCCGCTCCTTCACGCGCCGCGCTCTTGCCGGGATCTATCGCGGCAGCGCCATCGGGCTGGTCACCCCCTTGCGCGATGGGATGAACCTCGTCGCCAAGGAATATGTGGCGGCGCAGAACCCGGAGAACCCGGGTGTTCTCGTGCTGTCGCGCTTTGCCGGGGCGGCGGCGGAGATGGGGGAGGCGCTGATCGTCAATCCCTATAATCGCGAACAGGTCGCGGAAAAGATCCAGACCGCGCTGCGCATGAGCCTTGAAGAGCGCAAGGAGCGCTGGAATGCGCTCTACGCCAAGCTTCTGGCCAACGATTCCAGCCATTGGGCGCAATCGATCGTCTCCGATCTGAAGCACGTTCACAGCGCAACGCTTGCCGCTTGA
- the hppD gene encoding 4-hydroxyphenylpyruvate dioxygenase, with the protein MGPFPHDAPPARITDTNPAGTDGFEFVEFASPEPEKLDALFRRMGYEPVARHRSKAITVYRQGDINYLLNAEPGSHAMRFVEKHGPCAPSMGWRVVDADHAFRHAVENGATPYEGDDKALDVPAIVGIGGSLIYFIDAYGENGSAYDGEFDWLGARDPRPDGVGFYYLDHLTHNVFRGNMDKWWDFYRDLFGFRQIHYFDIDGRITGLVSRAITSPCGKIRIPLNESKDDTSQIVEYLKRYNGEGIQHIAVGTDGIYDATDRLADNGLKFMPGPPEVYYERSHKRVIGHDEPVDRMKKHGILIDGEGVVDGGMTKILLQIFSKTVIGPIFFEFIQRKGDEGFGEGNFRALFESIEEDQIRRGVIKADAAE; encoded by the coding sequence ATGGGACCCTTTCCGCATGACGCGCCCCCGGCGCGCATCACCGACACCAACCCGGCAGGCACCGACGGCTTTGAATTCGTGGAATTTGCCAGTCCCGAGCCTGAAAAGCTGGATGCCCTGTTCCGCCGCATGGGCTACGAGCCCGTCGCGCGCCATCGCTCAAAAGCGATCACCGTCTACCGGCAGGGCGATATCAACTACCTGCTGAACGCCGAGCCTGGCTCCCACGCCATGCGCTTCGTCGAAAAACACGGGCCCTGCGCGCCCTCCATGGGCTGGCGGGTGGTCGATGCCGATCACGCCTTCCGCCATGCGGTCGAAAACGGCGCAACGCCCTATGAGGGCGACGACAAGGCCCTCGACGTTCCGGCAATCGTCGGCATCGGCGGATCGCTGATCTATTTCATCGACGCCTATGGTGAGAACGGGTCAGCCTACGATGGCGAATTCGACTGGCTGGGCGCGCGCGATCCGCGCCCGGACGGCGTGGGCTTCTATTATCTCGACCACCTCACCCATAACGTCTTTCGTGGCAACATGGACAAGTGGTGGGATTTCTACCGCGATCTCTTCGGCTTCCGCCAGATCCACTATTTCGACATTGATGGCCGCATCACCGGCCTCGTCAGCCGGGCGATCACGTCTCCTTGCGGCAAGATCCGCATTCCGCTGAACGAATCCAAGGACGATACAAGCCAGATCGTGGAATACCTGAAGCGGTATAATGGCGAGGGCATCCAGCACATTGCCGTGGGCACCGACGGGATCTACGACGCCACCGACCGGCTGGCGGACAATGGCCTGAAATTCATGCCCGGCCCGCCCGAGGTCTATTATGAGCGCAGCCACAAGCGCGTCATTGGCCATGACGAGCCCGTGGATCGCATGAAGAAGCACGGCATCCTGATCGATGGCGAAGGCGTCGTCGATGGCGGCATGACCAAGATCCTGCTTCAGATCTTTTCCAAGACCGTGATCGGGCCCATCTTCTTTGAATTCATCCAGAGAAAGGGCGACGAGGGTTTCGGCGAAGGCAATTTCCGCGCCCTGTTCGAGAGCATTGAGGAAGACCAGATCCGCCGCGGCGTGATCAAGGCGGACGCGGCCGAATAA
- a CDS encoding Lrp/AsnC family transcriptional regulator, which yields MVALDTFDLRLLAMIQRDAGLTNQEIGTRIALSASQVSRRRARLESEGVIRRVRAELSRDALGLQVTAFVGVTLNAHSRANSRRFRDLVNGMASVQEAHALTGEMDYLIKIAVADLKSLAQVINDDLLAHDSVQNVHSSVVLETIREDNQLPLASGLS from the coding sequence ATGGTGGCTCTCGATACGTTCGATCTGCGTTTGCTGGCGATGATCCAGCGCGATGCGGGGCTGACCAATCAGGAGATCGGGACGCGGATCGCGCTGTCGGCGTCGCAGGTATCGCGGCGGCGGGCGCGGCTGGAAAGCGAAGGCGTCATCCGGCGGGTTCGGGCGGAGCTTTCCCGCGACGCGCTGGGCTTGCAGGTCACCGCCTTTGTCGGCGTCACGCTCAACGCCCATAGCCGGGCGAATTCGCGCCGGTTCCGGGATCTCGTCAATGGCATGGCCAGCGTCCAGGAAGCCCATGCGCTGACGGGAGAGATGGACTACCTGATCAAGATCGCGGTTGCGGATCTGAAATCGCTGGCGCAGGTCATCAACGATGACCTGCTCGCCCATGACAGCGTGCAGAACGTTCATTCCTCCGTCGTTCTGGAGACGATCCGCGAGGACAACCAATTGCCGCTGGCAAGCGGATTATCCTAG
- a CDS encoding LysR family transcriptional regulator, whose protein sequence is MSEFPKSRLRIVLAPGVAFGPGKADLLQGIAETGSIRAAGNRLSMSYKRAWNLIGELNRNFAEPLVETEKGGAGGGGTRLTPMGEAVLARFRAIEAAYQAAAGADIRALQALVRPGDAE, encoded by the coding sequence ATGAGCGAATTTCCGAAATCCCGTCTGCGTATCGTGCTTGCCCCCGGCGTTGCCTTCGGGCCGGGCAAGGCCGATCTGTTGCAAGGCATTGCCGAAACCGGGTCGATCCGGGCGGCGGGCAACCGGCTTTCCATGAGCTACAAGCGCGCCTGGAACCTGATCGGCGAGCTGAATCGCAACTTTGCAGAACCGCTGGTGGAAACGGAAAAGGGTGGGGCAGGTGGTGGCGGCACACGGCTGACGCCCATGGGAGAAGCGGTGCTTGCGCGGTTTCGCGCCATTGAGGCGGCCTATCAAGCGGCGGCGGGCGCGGACATCCGTGCGTTGCAGGCGCTGGTGAGACCGGGTGACGCGGAGTGA